Part of the Legionella cardiaca genome, GCAGGTAGCAATTTATTAAGTGTTTTTTTCTTTTGTGTCGGGCTGGCAATTTTTTTCAATCCTTTTTTACTACTCCAAACAGTTTCATAATTTTCAGCTATCTCATCCAGAGATTGCTTTGACACAACACTATTTGGTTTTTCAACAGTAATATCATAATCACTTAAAGATTTGGCAAATTCATCCTTATATTTAATCAAAAACCACGATTTTTCTTCTTTATGAAAACGAATCAGATCCCACCGTCCCTGCAATTTTTTAGCTCGAAGTTGAAAGCGCAAGTGCCCTTTTTCATAAGCTTTTTCTGGATCATCGTCCAAGGATTCCCACGTTCCTTCATCCCACAGCATGACAGTACCACCCCCATATTCTCCTTTAGGGATAATGCCTTCAAAAGCCCCATATTCAACAGGATGATCTTCAACATGCATTGCCAATCGTTTTACTTTTGGATCTAAACATGGTCCTTTAGGAATAGCCCAACTTTTAAGTACACCACCAAGTTCAAGGCGAAAATCATAATGAAGATGGCTTGCAGCATGTTTTTGAATAACAAAAGAATAATTTTCATCGTGATGAATTTCACCCTTCGGTTCCGGTGTTTTCTTAAAGTTTCTTTTTTGGTGATATAAATCCAATCTCATGAGACGCTTCCATTTTACTCACTTATGATAATTATAGGTGACGCTATAAAAATGGTACCTCTATCTCACAACTGGCTGCTGATATGATGGCAATACACCACAGTGTAGACTATGAAAGAATTCCGCCGCATTTAATTCTGAGGCGTATTGACTATCTCCTCTCCGTCATCGTCCAGAGGCTTTGGTTTATTGAAAGCAAGAGGATGATCCGCATGCGTCACATCCACAGCGGACAAGCTTACTACTTCTGCTTTTTTAGCCGATTTATCGAGTTGAGAATTGAAAACGTGAAACATCCGCTTAGTACTCTCTTCGCCGAAATCCTCTTCTTCATTAGAGGCAACCAACGCTGCCAAAATAGTATCGGATTCTTTTTTAATCGCCATTTTTTTTGTCAATAATGGCTCAAGAACTACAATATTTTCGGCAGTTTCTTGGGCGGAGATATTTTTTGTTGCCAATTCTAGATTTTTAGCAGAAGCTGCCTCGCGAAAAAATCCATTCAAAGCGTTAAAAAACTGACTGACCTTACCTGGAGCAAAGAAGAAATCTGATAACTTGGAATTCATTTCCAAAGGCGTAGGAAGATAATGACGTGAAGCGAAATACTGACCAACTAACACTGGGCTTGCAAACAAAGAATAAAGAGCTACTATGGGAACCCGTAGAATACTGCCAACTAGCCCCCAGCTCACTCTGGCAAGAGTTGAGCCCGCTTTTACTATTAATCCCACATCGGCTCTTACTTTAGAAAGCAGATCCTTCGCAGGCTGCAATGCCATTAAAGCTTGTGATTTTAGATTTGGATTTCTTAAGGAGCCAATCCCTAATATTGCACTGGTGATAAGCGATGTAACAGCACGAGCTACAGCAGGAATATAGGAAAGAACCATTTTTATGGATCCAGCCAAACCGCCTATTTTTTCACGGCCATCCATAAATCTGTATTTAACAGCAGCAACATATTCCGGATCATTAGCATAATGTGTATTAACATAATGCATAATTTTGTATTTTTCATCTTGAGGCAAATTGCTCGTATCAAGTTGCAAAATTTGCTCGCGAATATGTGCGCGTTTAAAATTTTCCTGTAACTTATTTGTTACTGGGGCATTCGTTTCATAGGAGGATGGGGCGCCCGTATATCTTGATGCGTATTCTGCTATGACACCTGCAACAGAGTTTACCATGACATCGCTGTAATCCGATTCCAAAGCTTTTTTAAATGTATCTAAATATTGAGTTACCTGACTCTCAATCTGTTGTTCTTCTTCGACTGAGATTTTTTCTATGTTATTGCGTCTCTTATAAGCAACAGTCATGGCTTCTTTAATTTCAGGGCGTAGCTCTTCCATCTTCGCTTCGATACCAAGGATATGTGCCGCCTCTTCTTCTCCCTCCTCGTAGCGAATACCACTTTCAATAACAATTGCTGCTAATTTTGCTCCTGATAAACCGAGCTCAAGATATGGAAAGGAGGCATGTCCAGCTTCTGAAGCAATTTCTTCACTTAACCAGGGAATATTTGCTTTAAATGCAATCTCATAACCAAGTCCAATTGCTGCGGTACCTATCAAGCCTGCTAATACAGGATTTTCAAAGAGTAATTCAACACCACGGACTAAAATGCTTTCCTTGCCATTTGTAAGATCTGTTAAGAAAAAGGCAGCTTTTCCCTCAATCATTGCGGTAGAAAATGCCGACATGAATCCATGGGTTTCGCCTACTAACGATTTGGCAATGGGAATATTCAACTTGGTATAAATGAAATGCAAGAAAGCATACTTTGCCGCAAAGGGCATTAGCATGGGTGTGGCTGTAGTTGCTGCTAAAGTAAAGGCTAATCCACCTAAAGGATGTGCCCGATAAATTTCCTGTGAGAATACTTCCACCATGCCTTTAATAAAATCATTGCTCGCCCAGGAAACCAAATCTTCGGGTTTATCTGGATTTAGCTGATAATCCACCCCCGCTTCTCCAACCTCCTCAAATTTTACACTATCATAAGAGATATTATTTTTTTGCAGTAACATCTCTACTGCTTGTTGATCCTGCTCGGTTATTTCTGCGTTTATTTGTAAGCGCGAGTGAAGCAACCGGCCTATCTCGTTATCACTGATTGGTTTTCTTCCTATTGTTACATCGTAATAAATATTTTTTATACCATCCCAGATATTGACCGTAAGGCCTTTTACCACTTCAACCAATGGCTTTATAGTAAGATTAATTAGTTGGGTGCCGATGAATTGAAATGCTTTAACAAAAATACCTGAATTATTAATTTGGGTAAGGGCATTGTTTCCAAAAAGCGCTTGAGTAGCATCTAATTTACTATAAGCATCCTCAGCTATATCCCATTTCTGGAAGACTGATCGTTCACTTGGGAATGGTGGTATTTTAAAGGGGGTACGATCAGCTATGCGCAGGCCTAAATTAATTAGCCACACTGATGCGGCATAAACAGAATAAGCTAGATCAAGGACGGTCGTGCCAATGTCAAGCATAAAATTAACAGCAATAAATCCTACTTTTTTTGCGGCAGTGGAACCTGGAATTGTTCCCTTTTTTCCACTGAAGTTAACTAACCTTACTGTATCATCAGTATCATTGTATAGTTTTTTTCCCTCTTCAATTTGCTGAATCAGGGCAACGCGTTTTGCCAATTCCACGCTGCTCTTTGGTTGAAATCCATATTCAGCCAAATCAACCGCTACCAAGCCATTTTTTTCTTTAGCAGAAAAATCAAGACCATGCTCCTTACTAATCGCATTGTGATAATCCACCCGTTGGCTGGAAAATGCTTCCCCTGTAAATTGAGCATTAAGTAAGGCTTGAGAAAGTCCACTGGCATCTTGATATAAGCCTGTCACAGCATAATTGGCATCGATTGCGCTTTGAGTAATGACATTAATTTGTTGTTGGAGAAAGTATTTCAGTAGATTATCCCTGGTACCATAACTACCCAATATCGCTTTTACTTGTTCTTCTGAAGGATTTTTCATTGCTGTTAACAATTGACGATATTGTTGGGTTTGCTTTCGCAAGGTAGCAGCACAAGACATTAACGTAAGGTACGGTTCTTCGTTGTGTGCCTTATTTGCATTAATAATATTTTCTATTTCTTTATCCAACTGCTTGGTTTTGTCCAAGATATTCCGGAGGTTTTCTTCCGGTGTCTTTCCAGCAGCGTAATTATTTATGCATTGATTGAGTGGCTGCAAAATTTCTATCAAAGTTTGAGTTAGGTCTGCAACGGCAAGTCTTTCTTGATTTTTTGTTACTGCTACTTGTAGTTCTGTGGAACGCTCAAAAACGATACGTTTATAAGAACCAATCTCAGCAATCATTTTTGCCAGAGGATCTTGAATGCTATGGGCATCAAATACGCCATTTCGCAATGCTTCTTTTAGTTTTTGAGGGGTAGTGACGTAGACTAACGTTTGATATTGCTTATCTTGGTTGATTACAGAAAGTTTTGCATGAGTAGTACTATTTGAATAAAGTGTTTTCTTTTCCAACACCGTGGGTGTTACAGTTTTCCCAAGGCCATTAAATGAAGGAAAAATACCTCCTTTTGGAACGGCAATTGCTCGAGTAGGCTCATACAATATTAATTTTTCGCCATCTTTCCCATGAAGTCCAAATTTTCTTTTTAAAAAAGAATTGTATGACAGCATTTGCTGATAAGGTTTTTGAGGCATGGGATGGCCCTCTATTTAGGTAAAGAATATTTACACTTGTATTGCCGACTTTAGTACAATCTTGAAACACTAATAATTAAATAATAACACAATATGATTATATAATTATCAATAAATTGTAAATATAAGCCTCAAAAAAGCAAAAAATCATTCTTTTATAACCCAATGCCCTTAATAAAATCTTACAACAATGTCCAACATCTATTGTGTAAGCAACATCAGCATTAATTTTTTTATTCCAATAAGCTATAAAATTAAGGCAATATATAGGCGTCTAATTCACAGGAGAAATCATGCAACGTAAGGGATCTGCAGAATGGCGAGGAGGTTTAAGAGACGGTAGTGGTGTTGTCTCTACAGAAAGTGGTGTGCTCAATAAGACACCGTATTCTTTTAAAACTCGCTTTGAAGAAGGGCAAGGCACAAACCCCGAAGAACTCATTGCAGCAGCTCATGCTGGATGTTTTTCCATGGCTTTTTCTCTCATCTTAGAGGGCGAGGGTGTGAAAGCCGAAAAAATTCAAACTACAGCGACAGTTTCTTTAGAGAAATCTGCGGACGGTTTTTCGATTCCGGCCATTCATTTACAGGTGAATGCCAAGATACCCAACATGAATAATGAAGCATTCCAACGGGCTGCCACGAAAGCCAAAGAAGGCTGCCCCGTTTCAAAATTGATGAAAGCTACCATTACCATGGATGCAAGTCTGGAAGGTTAAAATAACATATCAGATAATACTTAATTGAGTGTTATCTGATAAAAAAAATGCGCAACAGGTATAGGGCAATTCAATAAAATGCTGTATAATTGTACTATGTGGCTTTTTTTGGAGAGAAATACGATGTCCAAATGGCATGAATTTAAAAAGCAAGCCGAAGCTGACAATGACAATGCTCCTGTTAACAATGCAGAAAGAATTCAAAAGCTTTATCTTAATACACAAAAGGGTAGCCCAGTTGATACAGTAGAAGAGCTTGATGCCCAACTTCGTAATCCTGGACCCAAAGACACTTTTCTGGAAACAAAAGCTTATAATCAACCAGAACAAGAAGAAGCAGAGCACGCTAACAAACTGCAGCCCAAATAAATCGATCAGCCCTTCAGAAAATTTATTTCATTACGACAGGATGTTAACAAAGTTATCCACTAAAAATGTGGATAACTTTGAGAGCATGTACCGTTTGAATTTATTAATTCCCCTATTAATTTTCACTCCCTTCTCCCGTTATCCTGAAACACATAGTCTTTCAGGATACCAGACAGGGAGCTACTTTATTTGTGAGTTTACAATAAGTCTTGTGGTATTAATGAAAAATGATACTCTTGTTGTTGGAAAAACTCTGTCCGTTGGGACATTCTGCAATGATGCAGTATGAATATTCACGCAAAAGGAAAGGCGATGTTAAATCCAAGAGATGTCTCCACAATCGACGATGCGAAGCGAATCGTAGAAGAACGTAACCTCACTCACGTTAAGGTTGGAATTTTTGATATTGACGGTGTCATGCTCGGTAAGTACATGAGCAAACGGAAATTCTTTTCTGCATTAGAAAGTGGTTTCGCATTTTGTGATGTCATTTTGGGTTGGGATTCCAAAGACAAACTTTATGACAATGGAAAATACACCGGTTGGCATACAGGTTACCCAGATGCTTCTGTACGCATTTTGCCGCAAAGTTGTCGAGAACTGGTTTTCGAAGATAATCAACTCTTATTTATGGCGGAATTTGCCGGTGCCGCTGAAGCGTTATGTCCCCGCGCTGTTTTGCGTCGAGTAGTGGAAAAAGCGGCCTCAATGGGGTTTGATGCTTATGCAGCTTTAGAATATGAATTTTTCATGTTTGATGAAACCCCCGACAGCGTCCGTGCTAAAGGTTTTCGCAATTTAAAAACCCTGACACCCGATTTTTTTGGTTATTCAATTATTCGTAATACTGTTCATGCTGATTTGTATCATCAAATCCTCAATATGAGTGAGGTTATGGATTTTCCGATTGAAGGTTTACATACAGAAACTGGCCCTGGCGTTATCGAGGCTGCCATTGCTGTTGATCAAATTGAAGCGGCTGGCGATAAGGCAGCTTTATTTAAAACCTTCATGAAAATTTTAGCGCAACGAAACAATATCATGGCAACTTTTATGGCCAAATGGTCACCCAATTATCCAGGACAAAGCGGACATATTCATCTTTCCTTACAACATCGAGACGGACAAGGGTCTGCTTTTTATGATCCGTCAATGCCCAATAATATGAGTAAGATCCAACGTCATTTTCTTGCAGGACAACAAAGGCTAATGCCGGAATTATTGGCCATGGTAGCACCTACAGTAAATAGCTATACGCGTTTGATTCCAGGGTTTTGGGCGCCTACGGATGCTACTTGGGGTGTTGAAAATCGGACTACCGCTTTGCGGGTCATTCCTGGTAATG contains:
- a CDS encoding OsmC family protein, which produces MQRKGSAEWRGGLRDGSGVVSTESGVLNKTPYSFKTRFEEGQGTNPEELIAAAHAGCFSMAFSLILEGEGVKAEKIQTTATVSLEKSADGFSIPAIHLQVNAKIPNMNNEAFQRAATKAKEGCPVSKLMKATITMDASLEG
- a CDS encoding glutamine synthetase family protein, with translation MLNPRDVSTIDDAKRIVEERNLTHVKVGIFDIDGVMLGKYMSKRKFFSALESGFAFCDVILGWDSKDKLYDNGKYTGWHTGYPDASVRILPQSCRELVFEDNQLLFMAEFAGAAEALCPRAVLRRVVEKAASMGFDAYAALEYEFFMFDETPDSVRAKGFRNLKTLTPDFFGYSIIRNTVHADLYHQILNMSEVMDFPIEGLHTETGPGVIEAAIAVDQIEAAGDKAALFKTFMKILAQRNNIMATFMAKWSPNYPGQSGHIHLSLQHRDGQGSAFYDPSMPNNMSKIQRHFLAGQQRLMPELLAMVAPTVNSYTRLIPGFWAPTDATWGVENRTTALRVIPGNEKSQRIEYRLGSADANPYLALAAALGSGLYGIEHEMEPESQIKGNSYTQPHNDELALPHTLWEAAQRLKNSNAAYSLFGNEFVEHFAASREWEEREFRRHITDWELDRYFEII